In a genomic window of Jaculus jaculus isolate mJacJac1 chromosome 8, mJacJac1.mat.Y.cur, whole genome shotgun sequence:
- the Tp53tg5 gene encoding LOW QUALITY PROTEIN: TP53-target gene 5 protein (The sequence of the model RefSeq protein was modified relative to this genomic sequence to represent the inferred CDS: deleted 1 base in 1 codon) has protein sequence MVNHIRHMNKLPLIFFETQDQKLQDKIKQPISKLIERNRLKMVLKNLSILKLLRSSNHRIQALHNLARRCWNSLVRVPKILRISSGSNDVCNDVGQRDEELPEARPLEKMLESEKAESVGEPKEIRPQEGPQGSPAAVPQQDKQTGPELPRTSKGHGVSTGARERQPYTRGPRVIFLKTCPHRTPMSNMQRLPVAGQLVWFEGLPTRIQLPGPRVFCRSSTLRWTTRCCTRFCSASLELPMRPPYKARMTHTTARPGTGADPEPGTIGLVPVPTHQTAAPSGGDLSD, from the exons atggtcaacCATATTCGGCACATGAACAAACTACCTCTTATCTTCTTTGAG ACCCAGGACCAGAAACTGCAGGACAAGATAAAGCAGCCCATCAGCAAACTAATTGAGCGGAACCGACTCAAGATG GTGTTAAAAAACTTGTCAATCTTGAAGCTACTCAGGAGCTCAAACCACCGGATCCAGGCCCTGCACAATCTGGCCAGAAGGTGCTGGAATTCATTGGTCAGAGTTCCAAAGATCCTCCGAATCTCCTCAGG GAGCAATGACGTCTGCAATGACGTGGGACAACGTGATGAAGAGCTACCCGAGGCTAGGCCCCTAGAGAAGATGCTGGAGTCTGAGAAAGCTGAGTCCGTAGGGGAGCCTAAGGAGATCAGGCCCCAGGAGGGGCCCCAGGGGTCACCTGCAGCGGTGCCACAGCAAGACAAACAGACGGGGCCTGAGCTTCCCAGGACATCAAAGGGTCATGGCGTGAGCACTGGAGCCCGGGAGAGACAGCCATACACTAGGGGCCCCCGAGTCATCTTCCTGAAGACCTGCCCCCACAGAACTCCCATGAGCAACATGCAGCGGCTGCCTGTGGCTGGCCAGTTGGTCTGGTTCGAGGGCCTGCCCACCCGCATCCAGCTCCCGGGGCCCCGGGTCTTCTGCAGATCCTCCACCCTGCGCTGGACCACGCGCTGCTGCACTCGGTTCTGCTCTGCGTCCCTCGAGCTGCCTATGCGA CCTCCCTATAAGGCGCGCATGACACACACCACTGCCAGGCCTGGGACAGGTGCAGACCCTGAGCCAG GAACCATAGGCCTGGTCCCTGTGCCCACTCACCAAACGGCAGCGCCCTCTGGGGGTGATTTGAGCGACTAA